One genomic region from Podarcis raffonei isolate rPodRaf1 chromosome 16, rPodRaf1.pri, whole genome shotgun sequence encodes:
- the TBX5 gene encoding T-box transcription factor TBX5, protein MADAEEGFGLPATPVDSDTKEVASDGKPESQLGASSKQPSSPQAAFTQQGMEGIKVFLHERELWLKFHDVGTEMIITKAGRRMFPSYKVKVTGLNPKTKYILLMDIVPSDDHRYKFADNKWSVTGKAEPAMPGRLYVHPDSPATGAHWMRQLVSFQKLKLTNNHLDPFGHIILNSMHKYQPRLHIVKADENNGFGSKNTAFCTHVFPETAFIAVTSYQNHKITQLKIENNPFAKGFRGSDDMELHRMSRMQSKEYPVVPRSTVRQKVASNHSPFSGENRALPASSNLGSQFQCENGVSSTSQDLLPAANSYPVSQDHGQIYHCTKRKDEECSTTEHPYKKPYMETSPPEEDPFYRSTYSQQQGLNTSAYRTESAQRQACMYASSAPPTEPVPSLEDISCNTWSAVPSYSSCTVTAMQPMDRLPYQHFSAHFTSGPLMPRLATVANHTSSQIGETHAMFQHQTSVPHQPIVRQCGPQTSIQSPPSSLQPAEFLYSHGVPRTLSPHQYHSVHGVGMVPEWSENS, encoded by the exons ATGGCGGATGCCGAAGAAGGCTTCGGGCTCCCAGCCACGCCGGTCGACTCAGACACGAAGGAGGTAGCCAGCGACGGAAAGCCGGAGAGTCAGCTGGGCGCCAGCAGCAAACAACCTTCCTCGCCCCAGGCCGCCTTCACCCAACAG GGTATGGAGGGAATCAAAGTGTTCTTACACGAGCGAGAATTATGGCTCAAATTTCATGACGTGGGGACCGAAATGATTATAACCAAAGCTGGAAG GCGCATGTTCCCCAGCTACAAGGTGAAAGTGACGGGACTCAACCCCAAAACAAAGTACATCCTGTTAATGGATATTGTCCCCTCTGATGACCACAGATACAAATTTGCAGATAATAAATG GTCAGTGACTGGGAAAGCTGAGCCTGCCATGCCAGGAAGATTATATGTGCACCCGGACTCGCCAGCCACTGGGGCCCATTGGATGAGGCAGCTGGTCTCCTTCCAAAAACTCAAGCTGACCAACAACCATCTTGACCCATTTGGCCAT ATCATCCTCAACTCCATGCACAAATACCAGCCCAGACTCCATATCGTCAAGGCAGATGAGAACAATGGGTTTGGCTCAAAAAACACAGCCTTCTGCACCCACGTCTTTCCAGAGACGGCCTTTATCGCTGTGACGTCCTACCAGAATCACAAG ATCACCCAGCTCAAGATTGAAAACAACCCCTTTGCGAAAGGATTTCGAGGCAGCGACGATATGGAGCTTCATAGAATGTCGAGGATGCAAAG CAAGGAGTACCCAGTGGTTCCCAGAAGCACCGTCCGGCAGAAGGTGGCTTCCAACCACAGCCCTTTCAGCGGTGAGAACCGGGCGCTGCCTGCCTCTTCCAACCTCGGGTCTCAGTTCCAGTGTGAGAACGGCGTTTCCAGCACTTCCCAGGACCTGCTACCAGCTGCCAACTCATACCCCGTGTCGCAGGACCACGGCCAGATTTACCACTGCACCAAGAGAAAAG ATGAAGAATGTTCCACCACAGAACATCCTTACAAAAAGCCCTACATGGAGACGTCTCCTCCAGAAGAAGACCCTTTCTATCGCTCCACCTACTCCCAGCAGCAGGGACTCAATACCAGTGCATACAGGACTGAGTCTGCTCAGCGCCAAGCCTGCATGTACGCCAGCTCTGCGCCCCCTACGGAACCGGTGCCCAGCCTAGAAGACATCAGCTGCAACACGTGGTCTGCTGTGCCGTCCTACAGCAGCTGCACAGTGACTGCCATGCAGCCTATGGACAGGCTGCCTTACCAGCACTTCTCTGCCCATTTCACTTCTGGCCCCCTCATGCCCCGGCTTGCCACAGTCGCCAACCATACCTCATCGCAGATCGGGGAGACGCATGCCATGTTCCAGCACCAGACCTCCGTCCCTCACCAGCCAATTGTCCGGCAATGTGGACCTCAGACAAGCATACAGTCGCCTCCCAGCAGCCTACAGCCAGCAGAGTTCCTTTATTCTCATGGGGTACCCCGAACCCTCTCCCCCCACCAGTACCATTCTGTGCATGGGGTGGGCATGGTGCCAGAATGGAGCGAGAACAGCTAA